The segment TTCATCTGCCGCATACCGTGACTTAATCCTACGCGCTCAGTAACAATCCTGGCGTCGCTCCAAAGGTCGCGCGGCTGCGGCGGCCGAACGGAGCGCGGTTCATTATGGCTCTATCGTGCGGTATCGTCGGCCTGCCCAACGTCGGCAAGTCCACCATCTTCAACGCTTTGACGCGCTCGGCGCAGGCGCTCGCTGCGAATTATCCCTTCGCGACGATCGAGCCGAATATCGGCGAGGTCCCGGTCCCCGACGATCGGCTTGGTGTCCTGCGCGACCTGCTCGATTCCAAATCGCTGGTGCCGGCCACGGTCCGCTTCGTCGATATCGCCGGTTTGGTTCGCGGCGCGAGTTCCGGCCAGGGGCTGGGTAACGCGTTCCTCAGCCACATACGCGAGACCGATGCGGTCGCAATGGTGGTGCGCTGCTTCGAAGACGATAACGTCACTCACGTTGAGGGCGGCCCCGACCCGCGGCGCGACATCGAGATCATCGGCATTGAAATGGCACTCGCGGACCTCGCAACGCTGCAGAAGCGCCTCGACAAAATCGAGCGCGAAGCCCGGGCCAACCCGAAGGTCCGCTACAAAGTCGACGCCGTAAAGGCGCTGATCGCCGCGCTCGAAGAGAACAAGCCGGCCCGCGCGTTCGCGGCCGGTTCGCCCGAGGCCGAGATGGCCGCCGAGTCGTTTCTGCTCACGGCCAAGCCGCTGCTCTACGTGGCAAATATCGATGAAGAGCAGATCGGCAACCCCGGGCCCTTGATGCGCGCCGTCGAAGACGTGGCGGCCGCCGAGGGCAGCCCCGTCGTCGCGTTTTGCGGGAAGGTCGAGGCGGAGCTTGCCGGGTTGACCGATGCCGAGGCTAAGGAGTTCTGCAGCGAGTTGGGCATCGAGCGTGGCGGCCTCGACCAGCTGATCGTGACGGCGTACGACCTCCTGGGCCTCATGACGTTCCTGACGGCCGGCGAAAAAGAGGTCCGCGCCTGGACGATCGACCGCGGAAGCAAGGCACCGCAAGCCGCCGGTAAGATCCACAGCGACATCGAGCGCGGCTTCATCCGGGCCGAGATCGCCTCGTACGGCGACTACGTTAGCTATAAGACCATAGACGCGTTGCGGACCGCCGGACTCCTGCGAAGCGAAGGCAAGGAGTACGTGATGCAAGAGGGCGACGTGGTCAACTTTAAGTTCAACGTCTAGCTATTCCCATCCGCGAAATCCCGATTACGACTTTTTTCGCATAGGGAATTGCAAGCTTCGGCCCCAAACGTAACGGGTTTGGTTTTTTTCTGGAGGCTCTAACGCTCTATGACGACTGCTGTGCGCGAAGTCTCGGTGTTCGGCGA is part of the Candidatus Baltobacteraceae bacterium genome and harbors:
- the ychF gene encoding redox-regulated ATPase YchF, giving the protein MALSCGIVGLPNVGKSTIFNALTRSAQALAANYPFATIEPNIGEVPVPDDRLGVLRDLLDSKSLVPATVRFVDIAGLVRGASSGQGLGNAFLSHIRETDAVAMVVRCFEDDNVTHVEGGPDPRRDIEIIGIEMALADLATLQKRLDKIEREARANPKVRYKVDAVKALIAALEENKPARAFAAGSPEAEMAAESFLLTAKPLLYVANIDEEQIGNPGPLMRAVEDVAAAEGSPVVAFCGKVEAELAGLTDAEAKEFCSELGIERGGLDQLIVTAYDLLGLMTFLTAGEKEVRAWTIDRGSKAPQAAGKIHSDIERGFIRAEIASYGDYVSYKTIDALRTAGLLRSEGKEYVMQEGDVVNFKFNV